One window of the Tachypleus tridentatus isolate NWPU-2018 chromosome 10, ASM421037v1, whole genome shotgun sequence genome contains the following:
- the LOC143229668 gene encoding uncharacterized protein LOC143229668: protein MLARETIFVIFTLILTCRYATKDVEAYPEFWKSASYLSFLNGKEKSPQYTSRLPVDFANKVALLLAGELPWQHKELYDNGFVERKRQMRYNQCYFNPISCFRKRK, encoded by the exons ATGCTGGCCAGAGAGACGATTTTCGTAATATTCACTTTAATTTTGACGTGTAGGTATGCAACTAAAGACGTAGAGGCTTATCCTGAGTTCTGGAAATCCGCCAGTTATCTCTCGTTTCTTAACGGTAAAGAGAAGAGTCCCCAG tacaCTTCGAGGCTACCAGTAGACTTTGCCAACAAGGTTGCTCTGCTATTGGCCGGAGAGCTACCATGGCAACACAAGGAACTGTACGACAACGGATTTGTGGAGAGAAAGCGCCAGATGCGGTACAACCAATGTTACTTCAATCCAATTTCCTGCTTTCGAAAACGCAAATAA